In Uranotaenia lowii strain MFRU-FL chromosome 2, ASM2978415v1, whole genome shotgun sequence, one genomic interval encodes:
- the LOC129741582 gene encoding uncharacterized protein LOC129741582, whose product MAPNIPTHKATTNLAIQWNILGFKSRLSDIQILVAKFSPIILALQETFVPDTAINRNSIKGYQLITHKDPLNPYSRGVGLGIKNGFPFSPIPIQSNLNTICIRLQAPIKISVVSLYASPSLPFQDFAKGFEELIRQIPPPIILLGDFNAHSTEWGGKTIDRRGRFLGDFTLAQSLTILNNGSHTRICPSSGNTSALDLSISSLSLASKLSWNVLDDSGGSDHLPILVKLEHPTPIAATRPRWRYQEADWLGYQNHVDHLLSLSVPNNIDSFNTILLEAGTKFIPRTNGTPGKTAVPWWGPEVREAIKLRRKALRTLRRIPNDDPRKQNALEVFKNARSSARAAVRTAKTNAWQTFTEEIHPNTPSKVLWNKIKALNGEPRKNQFHLLLNRHYTNDPSSLADAFSYHFTSTTSTLNNNNPTTTNRPVPPPVDSPISTMLSTPYNNIYNSDFSLEELHSALRKVKGLSSGPDDIGYPFLKHLSLLAKTTFLDIINNIWSEGHIPEE is encoded by the coding sequence ATGGCTCCCAACATTCCTACACATAAAGCCACTACCAACCTGGCAATACAGTGGAACATTCTAGGTTTTAAATCCCGCCTATCTGATATTCAAATTCTCGTTGCTAAATTTTCTCCTATTATCTTAGCATTGCAAGAAACTTTTGTCCCAGACACTGCCATCAACCGAAATTCCATCAAAGGTTATCAGCTCATCACCCACAAAGATCCCCTCAATCCCTACAGTAGAGGCGTTGGTCTCGGTATCAAAAATGGTTTTCCTTTCTCACCAATTCCTATCCAATCCAACCTCAACACCATCTGCATTCGCCTACAGGCTCCaataaaaatctcagttgtttcCCTCTATGCCTCACCATCCCTCCCCTTCCAAGACTTTGCCAAAGGCTTCGAAGAACTCATTCGTCAAATTCCACCCCCCATAATACTATTAGGTGACTTCAACGCTCATTCTACCGAATGGGGAGGTAAAACAATTGACCGTCGTGGTCGTTTCCTCGGGGATTTTACCCTAGCACAAAGCTTAACCATCCTGAACAACGGCTCCCACACTCGTATCTGTCCCAGCTCAGGAAACACTTCTGCTTTGGACCTTAGCATCTCCTCTTTGTCACTCGCATCTAAACTTAGCTGGAACGTTCTGGACGACAGTGGAGGAAGTGATCACCTTCCAATATTAGTAAAACTAGAGCACCCGACCCCTATAGCCGCCACCAGACCCCGATGGCGATACCAGGAAGCCGACTGGCTCGGCTATCAAAATCATGTCGATCATCTTCTTTCACTCTCTGTCCCAAACAACATCGACTCCTTCAACACGATTCTTCTCGAAGCCGGCACCAAATTTATTCCCCGAACTAATGGTACACCTGGTAAAACTGCTGTCCCTTGGTGGGGCCCTGAAGTCCGTGAAGcaataaaattaagaagaaaagCCCTTCGAACACTAAGGCGTATCCCCAACGACGATCCACGAAAACAAAACGCCCTTGAGGTATTCAAAAATGCTAGATCTTCCGCCAGGGCAGCAGTCCGCACTGCCAAGACAAACGCATGGCAAACTTTTACTGAGGAAATCCATCCAAATACCCCCTCTAAAGTCCTCTGGAACAAAATCAAAGCTCTAAATGGAGAACCTAGGAAAAACCAATTTCACCTTCTTTTAAATAGACACTATACCAATGATCCATCTTCACTAGCCGACGCGTTTTCCTATCACTTTACCTCCACTACTTCTACCCTCAACAACAACAATCCAACCACCACCAATCGTCCCGTCCCACCACCCGTCGACTCACCTATCTCTACTATGCTCTCCACCCCGTACAATAACATTTACAATTCCGACTTTAGCCTTGAAGAACTCCATTCAGCTCTACGTAAAGTTAAGGGTTTGTCTTCCGGCCCCGATGACATTGGATACCCATTTCTCAAACACCTATCCCTCCTTGCCAAAACCACCTTCCTAGatataataaataatatttggAGCGAAGGACACATTCCtgaggaatga
- the LOC129741583 gene encoding uncharacterized protein LOC129741583: MAESIPPWGPVPGPSHRNSRTVPRWMDPNDVHGEVRFLVLKAAANSKLPQNPFIIAKSIDQIAGRIDGASPTDGGKTVLLKVRSQQQFDKLLQLKKLIDDTPVTVEPHPTKNTCQCVVSCREVAELDESDICQALQEQQVVKVYRFTRKVNEKTVPTNTMVLTFKGTVPPTHVWFGYLRVPTRPYYPRPMQCFLCGRFGHTKAKCPNPPICQNCGESTIHPDCPNQPHCINCQGNHPTNNRSCPAYQQEQSVTRIRVDMGISHSEAVKVFRSQLNIVTQSKVQQRLINDNTTSIDHNRKIMELEKQITDLIQQNIELQTKIREIESKKNIPSDDSDTTLTDSNSEASMDTADNSQPLCSTPKRGRGTESPENISPVRITKNRRPSNQSDSDFEIPRYGNQSTKLSNHR, from the coding sequence ATGGCGGAATCTATTCCGCCCTGGGGGCCCGTTCCTGGTCCTTCTCATAGGAACTCGAGGACCGTTCCCAGATGGATGGATCCAAACGACGTCCATGGTGAGGTTCGCTTCCTCGTTCTGAAAGCTGCCGCCAACTCCAAGCTGCCTCAAAACCCGTTTATCATCGCTAAATCGATTGACCAGATTGCCGGTCGTATCGATGGTGCCAGCCCAACCGATGGAGGAAAAACAGTTTTGCTGAAAGTCCGAAGCCAACAACAATTCGATAAGCTTCTACAACTGAAGAAACTTATCGATGACACTCCGGTCACAGTTGAGCCTCATCCCACCAAAAATACCTGCCAGTGTGTTGTTTCGTGCCGAGAAGTAGCGGAACTTGATGAATCCGATATTTGCCAAGCCCTGCAAGAACAACAAGTCGTCAAAGTCTACAGATTCACCAGGAAAGTCAACGAAAAAACCGTTCCCACCAACACAATGGTGCTCACATTCAAAGGCACCGTTCCCCCAACACATGTCTGGTTCGGTTACTTGCGTGTCCCCACGAGGCCCTATTACCCACGCCCAATGCAATGCTTCCTGTGCGGAAGGTTTGGCCATACCAAGGCTAAATGCCCAAACCCTCCTATCTGCCAAAACTGCGGAGAAAGTACAATCCATCCGGACTGCCCCAACCAGCCACACTGCATCAACTGCCAAGGTAATCACCCCACAAACAATCGTTCCTGTCCTGCTTACCAACAAGAACAGAGCGTGACTCGCATCCGTGTTGACATGGGAATCAGCCACTCCGAAGCCGTCAAGGTATTCCGTTCTCAACTCAACATCGTCACTCAATCCAAGGTGCAACAACGCTTAATCAACGACAACACTACTTCCATCGATCACAACCGGAAAATTATGGAGCTGGAAAAACAGATCACGGATCTAATCCAACAAAACATCGAACTGCAAACAAAAATCCGAGAAATTGAAAGTAAAAAGAACATCCCAAGCGACGATTCGGATACCACCTTGACTGATTCCAACAGTGAAGCATCCATGGACACTGCTGACAACTCCCAACCGCTCTGCTCTACCCCGAAGCGTGGCCGAGGTACCGAGTCCCCCGAAAACATCTCTCCAGTGAGGATAACCAAAAACAGGAGACCATCAAATCAATCTGACTCTGATTTCGAGATCCCCAGGTACGGTAACCAATCAACCAAATTGTCCAACCATCGGTAA